Proteins from a single region of Punica granatum isolate Tunisia-2019 chromosome 8, ASM765513v2, whole genome shotgun sequence:
- the LOC116187787 gene encoding beta-hexosaminidase 2 isoform X6: MDKNQIHGTAIFTLLSMAVMIFSSATLVQCAVINLWPKPRIVSWPLPLATLLSPKFKITSPNHRYLSTAVYRYLHLILTEHHHPLVIPTVNLTNGSVVQSLIVTIHDLSAPLVHGVNESYHLKIPSTGVEASLTAETAWGAMRGLETFSQLVWGNPSHVASGMEVWDWPIFEHRGVMLDTSRNFYNVEDILRMIGAMSGNKLNVFHWHITDSHSFPLLLPSEPGLADKGSYGPDMQYSPKDVTRIVQFGLEHGVRVLPEIDMPGHTGSWAKAYPEIVACANMFWWPAGYKWEDRLASEPGAGQLNPLNPKTYQVLKNVIRDVTMMFPEPFYHAGGDEVAPGCWKADPEIQEFLSKDGSLSEILEMFLNSTFPYIVSMNRTVVYWEDVLLDQTVRVNRSLLPPESTILQTWNDGPNNTKAIVSSGYRAIVSSADYYYLDCGHGSFIGNNSKYDQGNAGNTGTGDSWCGPFKTWQTIYNYDITYGLTEEEAKLVLGGEVALWSEQADPTVLDSRIWPRASAMAEAMWSGNRDEKGMKRYAEATDRLNEWRGRMVSRGIRAEPIQPLWCARNPGMCDTVNSS; the protein is encoded by the exons ATGGACAAGAACCAGATCCATGGCACTGCCATTTTCACATTGCTTTCCATGGCCGTTATGATCTTCAGCTCAGCCACATTGGTCCAATGTGCTGTAATCAACCTATGGCCTAAACCAAGAATCGTGTCATGGCCTTTGCCGCTAGCAACTTTACTCTCCCCAAAATTCAAAATCACTTCCCCGAACCATCGATACCTCTCCACTGCCGTGTATCGCTACCTCCACCTCATCCTCACTGAGCACCACCACCCTCTAGTCATCCCAACAGTCAATCTCACAAATGGGTCTGTTGTACAGTCCCTGATCGTGACTATACATGACCTTTCCGCGCCTCTTGTCCACGGTGTGAATGAGTCTTACCACCTTAAGATCCCTTCCACCGGTGTAGAGGCCAGTCTTACCGCCGAGACAGCCTGGGGGGCTATGAGGGGCCTCGAGACTTTCTCGCAGCTTGTGTGGGGCAACCCTTCCCACGTGGCCTCGGGAATGGAAGTGTGGGATTGGCCCATCTTCGAGCACAGAGGGGTGATGCTGGACACTTCAAGAAACTTCTACAATGTCGAGGACATTCTCAGAATGATCGGCGCGATGAGTGGCAACAAACTCAATGTGTTCCATTGGCATATCACTGACTCCCACTCTTTCCCGTTGTTGTTGCCTTCGGAGCCAGGTCTTGCCGACAAGGGCTCCTATGGGCCTGACATGCAATACTCTCCAAAAGATGTTACTCGGATCGTTCAGTTTGGTCTGGAACATGGGGTTAGGGTGCTGCCCGAAATTGATATGCCTG GTCATACCGGCTCATGGGCAAAAGCATATCCCGAGATTGTGGCCTGCGCGAACATGTTCTGGTGGCCCGCTGGATATAAATGGGAGGACCGGCTAGCATCAGAACCGGGAGCTGGTCAACTCAACCCGTTGAACCCGAAAACCTACCAAGTCCTGAAGAATGTCATTCGCGATGTGACCATGATGTTCCCTGAACCTTTCTATCATGCTGGAGGTGATGAGGTTGCGCCGGGCTGTTGGAAAGCTGACCCAGAAATCCAGGAGTTCCTCTCCAAGGACGGTAGTCTAAGCGAAATCCTCGAGATGTTCCTCAACTCCACTTTCCCTTACATCGTGTCGATGAACCGAACTGTGGTATACTGGGAAGATGTCTTGTTGGACCAAACTGTCAGGGTGAACAGATCACTCCTCCCACCTGAGAGCACCATCTTGCAGACATGGAACGATGGTCCCAACAATACCAAGGCGATCGTCTCGTCAGGCTACCGAGCAATTGTGTCCTCGGCGGATTACTACTACTTGGACTGTGGCCATGGGAGCTTCATCGGGAACAACTCCAAGTACGACCAGGGAAATGCAGGAAACACGGGGACCGGCGACTCCTGGTGCGGGCCATTTAAGACCTGGCAGACAATTTACAATTACGACATCACTTATGGGTTGACGGAGGAGGAGGCGAAGTTGGTCCTTGGTGGGGAGGTTGCTCTGTGGTCAGAGCAGGCAGACCCCACCGTGCTGGATAGTCGGATATGGCCGAGGGCTTCGGCAATGGCTGAGGCAATGTGGTCAGGGAACAGGGACGAGAAAGGCATGAAGAGGTACGCAGAAGCGACCGACCGGTTGAATGAGTGGAGGGGTAGAATGGTCAGTAGAGGGATTCGAGCTGAGCCGATTCAGCCTCTTTGGTGTGCTCGGAACCCCGGGATGTGCGACACTGTCAACTCATCTTAG